In Siniperca chuatsi isolate FFG_IHB_CAS linkage group LG16, ASM2008510v1, whole genome shotgun sequence, the following proteins share a genomic window:
- the LOC122863061 gene encoding uncharacterized protein LOC122863061: MAEFKWISLFLIAVLQFTAAAEKLPLSFTVRVGDEVTLPCENVIDGQQKCNSTTWLFAGSGNTAAVQLVRLGQIGERAKAQSDRLSVTASCSLVIKKVAVEDVGRYDCQQFRSGDKQGPDSQVHLSVVTMTEHKDTDKVTLNCSVSTREPCGRTVKWLYAGEDVAKDNKDLLTSQSLCSASVRFLTSHYIHTSRSNFLTCEVTDGNKEQLFPFRLRPSGEKPGEDTTTATTESTTTTENSRKAGITTTASAISDASKELQACTDCSALNYIMLVMRVAELLLITAITVLLIRARGNQRPPDDNTVLNSVRSRTVKRSGPAASQVNDDEDDGVVNYENFGDPSASVRLR; the protein is encoded by the exons ATGGCTGAGTTCAAAtggatttctttatttcttataGCGGTGCTTCAGTTTACAG cagcagctgaaaaacTTCCCCTCTCCTTCACTGTCAGAGTTGGAGATGAAGTCACTTTgccttgtgaaaatgtgatagacggtcagcaaaaatgtaacAGTACTACATGGCTCTTTGCTGGTTcaggaaacacagcagcagtacagCTGGTTAGACTTGGGCAGATTGGTGAAAGAGCCAAAGCTCAATCAGACAGACTGAGTGTTACAGCGAGCTGTTCTCTGGTTATAAAGAAGGTCGCAGTCGAGGATGTTGGTCGTTATGACTGTCAACAGTTCAGATCAGGAGACAAACAAGGTCCAGACTCTCAGGTTCATCTGTCTGTTGTTACCA tGACTGAACATAAGGACACTGATAAGGTGACGTTAAACTGCTCTGTGTCGACACGTGAACCATGTGGACGCACAGTGAAGTGGCTGTATGCGGGTGAAGATGTGGCTAAAGATAACAAAGACTTGCTGACATCACAGTCTCTCTGCAGTGCCTCTGTGCGCTTCCTGACTTCTCATTACATTCACACATCGAGGTCTAACTTCCTTACATGTGAAGTGACTGATGGCAACAAAGAGCAGCTGTTTCCCTTCAGACTTCGGCCCTCAGGTGAGAAACCAG GTGAggacacaacaacagcaacaactgaatcaacaacaacaactgaaaacagcagaaaagcaGGTATCACCACGACAGCGTCTGCAATCAGTGATGCTTCAAAAGAACTACAAG CTTGTACAGATTGTTCTGCTCTGAACTACATAATGTTGGTTATGCGTGTGGCTGAACTCCTCCTAATCACTGCGATTACTGTTCTTCTCATCAGAGCTCGAG GGAACCAGAGACCACCTGACGACAACACT gttttGAACTCAGTAAGAAGCCGAACAGTGAAGCGTTCTGGTCCAGCAGCCAGTCAG gtgaatgatgatgaagatgatggtgtGGTGAACTATGAAAACTTTGGAGACCCTTCTGCCTCAGTCAGACTCCGCTGA